The genomic stretch GGCCAGTTCGTAGGCGAACATCAGGTTCGCGAGTTTCGAGTTGCCGTAGGCGGCTTTCCGGTCGTAGGTCTCCGGATGAAAGCATCGCTCGAAATCACCACGCACGCCACTGTGGGCTCCGGAGGCGACCGTGATCACCCGGGCGGACTTCGCCGCTTTCAGCGTGTCGAGGAGGAGAAGGGTCAGCAGGAAGTGGCTCAGATGGTTCGTGGCGAAGGTCGCTTCGATGGCGTCGGGCGTCAACCGGAACGTGTCGAACCGCGCGCCGGCGTTGTTGATCAGGACGTCGACGCGCGCGCAGTTACTTCGGATGGCGGCGGCCAATCCGCGCACCTCCCGCTGGACCGAGAGATCCGCCTTCATGAAGTGCGCGGTTCCGCAGGCGGGATTCCGTTGGAGTCGGCGGACCAACTCGCCTCCCTTGCGCTCGTCCCGGCCGGTCAGGACCAGGTCGGCCCCCAACCGTCCCAGATGGAGAGCGGCGGCACGGCCGATGCCGGAAGTCGCCCCCGTGATCACGCACGTTTTGCCTTTCATCTTATCGGGCCACTTTCTGCTTCCAGGGAAAGATGCGATGGGCGCTTGCTGCATCGGTTAGAGCGGTCCTGCGTAGTGCACCGAAAAAAAAGTGGCCGTTTTTCAACGGCCACTTTGCAGAGCACATAGATGCAAAAAGGAGGGGCGTGCCACTCCTTTCCTTACCGCTTGAGGAAGCGACGCAACGTGCCCACGCCCGCGAGGCCGAACCCCAGCAACATCAAGGTCCCTGCCTCAGGAACTTGCGTGGTACCTGGATTAAACAACGCATAGTGCGAAAGGCCACCTCCCTGAACCCCTTCGGGGGGAGTCAAGCTAATGGAATCGAATGACAATCCGTCGATAAAAAAGAGCGCACCATAACCGCCGAACTTTGCGTAAAGGTAGTCATACCCGGCAGTCGAAGGGAAAGTGGGGGGATCGGACGTAAGACTACCGGCAAGAACCACGGGGTCAAGAGGCGGGGCAGGAACGTTTCCACCAACATCTAATGCGAAAGTTTCAGTACCGACAACAGTCGGCCCGGGATCCCCGGTGTTGTACATGCTGATCAACTGGTTTGCATACCCAACTTCGTCCGTAGGACTGCTGGGCGCGCCGTCTATCACCGTGCCAATCAAGTAGCTGTCATCTAACACAACGGCACTAGCGGGACCCGCGAAACCCACCGCACAAACGATAAGCGCTACCACGAGGAGAAATCTTTTCACGGTGCTCACCTCCTTCTATTGTCAAATTCTCTAATACGTCATGCTCTGTTGGCATATAGAGAGCAGTTTCCGTGCCAATTCATAAGGTATTGATATTATTAAATATTTCTTTTAGGAATTCGGTGGGGTTGTACTGTTTACCTTACAACATGCTGATGGTCCGAACGGTGATTAGCAAACAAAACAACGCAAAATCAAACTCTTAACGATAAAAAATCTTATTGTAAGTAATTCCGACACCTTTGTGGCGCTTCTTATGACGAGGGAAACATATCGGGTATCTCCCGGTCATTTATCTTTTTCAATCCGGTATTTTTTCATCAGATCGTGCAAGGTGGGGCGGCTGACCCCCAGTTCGATCGCCACCTGGCTGATATTCCAGTTGCGCCGGATGAGTGCCCTCCGGATGTGCTCGCTCTCTATTTTTCCCCGGATCTGTCGCAATGGCTCCATGCGTGTGGAATCTCCCCCTGGAGACGGGAGTTCGAGATCTGCAGGAACGATAAGCCTTCCCTCGCCCATGATGACGGCCCTTTTCACCCGGTTTTCCAGTTCCCGTACATTTCCGGGCCACTCATAAGACGTGATGGCGCTCAGGGCATCGGAACGGAAATCCTTGATCGGCTTCCGGTACTGTTCCGCGTACGTCCGGAGGAACGTCTTGGCCAGCAGCACGATGTCCTCTCCCCGGTCCCGCAGGGGAGGCACCGTCACCGTGACCACGCCGAGGCGGAAGTAGAGGTCCTCACGGAATCGACCCTCCTCGACCTCCCGCTTCAGCTCCT from bacterium encodes the following:
- a CDS encoding SDR family oxidoreductase gives rise to the protein MKGKTCVITGATSGIGRAAALHLGRLGADLVLTGRDERKGGELVRRLQRNPACGTAHFMKADLSVQREVRGLAAAIRSNCARVDVLINNAGARFDTFRLTPDAIEATFATNHLSHFLLTLLLLDTLKAAKSARVITVASGAHSGVRGDFERCFHPETYDRKAAYGNSKLANLMFAYELARRLNGTNIASNAVDPGGVATNLGRNNGIVSWLRHVGYHALKGDLLSPEKGAETIVFLASSPAVEGVTGKYFRRNREVPSAGISYDEDTARKLWDASVAMTGLERRNG
- a CDS encoding PEP-CTERM sorting domain-containing protein; translation: MKRFLLVVALIVCAVGFAGPASAVVLDDSYLIGTVIDGAPSSPTDEVGYANQLISMYNTGDPGPTVVGTETFALDVGGNVPAPPLDPVVLAGSLTSDPPTFPSTAGYDYLYAKFGGYGALFFIDGLSFDSISLTPPEGVQGGGLSHYALFNPGTTQVPEAGTLMLLGFGLAGVGTLRRFLKR